A window of the Gemmatirosa kalamazoonensis genome harbors these coding sequences:
- a CDS encoding serine/threonine-protein kinase, producing MPKVCPVCGITYPETVAFCPADGTALHAADVDAGLSGTTLADRYVVTDLLGEGGMGTVYLAQHVRLPQRAAIKVLRRELVSDPSARARFNREAANASRIDHDRVARVYDFGETADGLVYLAMEYVAGRTLRSIIADGPLPPTRAAAIVTQIADGLDAAHALRIIHRDLKPDNVLVVEGADGRDRVKVVDFGIAKAVGADEGGLTRTGFVVGTPQFMSPEQLLGAPVDVPSDVYALALVAFQCLTGEMAFDATTPERTLATRLTSAPRRLSEAKSDVSWPPAVEAVFEAALSREPERRPASAGAFARALADAIGAWQTTTAAAPAAAARPTRRRGRLVGAAVGALVLVGAGALIVNARGPAGRPPRAQLPPAPIAPTRPPAAVRRDTTAPTTSVTHRPASRDTAAPRPSVSRDTPATKRRAPVLDERQAAHRALDSLSAVLRDQRPRGVAARAVARAILPLLPRLYPPARRRAMFRLIDAHVLAGDTRAACNWLRRVQTLAQSAEERAEVRRYQSQLTCGG from the coding sequence ATGCCGAAGGTCTGTCCGGTGTGCGGCATCACGTACCCGGAGACCGTGGCGTTCTGTCCGGCCGACGGCACCGCGCTGCACGCCGCCGACGTCGATGCGGGTCTGAGCGGCACCACCCTCGCCGATCGGTACGTGGTGACCGATCTCCTCGGCGAGGGTGGGATGGGCACGGTCTATCTCGCGCAGCACGTGCGGCTGCCGCAGCGCGCGGCGATCAAGGTGCTGCGCCGCGAGCTCGTGTCCGACCCGTCGGCCCGCGCGCGGTTCAACCGCGAGGCCGCGAACGCGAGCCGCATCGATCACGACCGCGTCGCGCGCGTCTACGATTTCGGCGAGACGGCCGACGGCCTGGTGTACCTCGCGATGGAGTACGTCGCGGGGCGCACGCTGCGCAGCATCATCGCCGACGGGCCGCTGCCGCCGACGCGCGCCGCGGCGATCGTGACGCAGATCGCGGACGGGCTCGACGCCGCGCACGCGCTGCGGATCATCCACCGCGATCTCAAGCCGGACAACGTGCTCGTCGTCGAGGGCGCGGACGGGCGCGACCGCGTGAAGGTCGTCGACTTCGGGATCGCGAAGGCCGTCGGCGCCGACGAGGGTGGGCTCACGCGCACCGGCTTCGTCGTCGGCACGCCGCAGTTCATGAGCCCCGAGCAGCTCCTCGGCGCGCCGGTCGACGTGCCGAGCGACGTGTACGCGCTCGCGCTCGTGGCGTTCCAGTGCCTGACCGGCGAGATGGCGTTCGACGCGACGACACCGGAGCGCACGCTCGCCACGCGCCTAACGTCGGCGCCGCGCCGCCTGTCGGAGGCGAAGAGCGACGTGTCGTGGCCGCCCGCGGTGGAGGCGGTGTTCGAGGCCGCGCTGTCGCGCGAGCCCGAGCGACGCCCCGCGTCGGCCGGCGCGTTCGCCCGCGCGCTCGCCGACGCGATCGGCGCGTGGCAGACGACGACGGCGGCCGCACCCGCGGCCGCCGCGCGGCCGACGCGACGGCGTGGTCGGCTCGTCGGCGCGGCGGTCGGCGCGCTCGTCCTCGTCGGCGCGGGCGCGCTGATCGTGAACGCACGCGGGCCCGCCGGCCGCCCGCCACGCGCGCAGCTCCCACCCGCGCCGATCGCGCCCACCCGGCCGCCCGCCGCCGTGCGCCGCGACACGACCGCGCCGACGACGAGCGTGACGCATCGCCCGGCATCGCGCGACACCGCTGCACCCAGGCCGTCGGTGTCGCGCGACACGCCGGCCACGAAGCGACGCGCGCCGGTTCTCGATGAGCGCCAGGCCGCACACCGCGCGCTCGACTCGCTGTCGGCTGTGCTGCGCGATCAGCGGCCGCGCGGGGTGGCGGCACGCGCGGTCGCGCGCGCGATCCTGCCGCTGCTGCCACGCCTCTACCCTCCCGCGCGACGCCGCGCGATGTTCCGCCTCATCGACGCGCACGTGCTCGCAGGCGACACGCGGGCCGCCTGCAACTGGCTTCGCCGGGTGCAGACGCTCGCTCAGTCGGCCGAGGAGCGCGCGGAGGTTCGCCGGTATCAGAGCCAGCTGACGTGCGGCGGGTGA
- a CDS encoding nuclear transport factor 2 family protein, protein MPQSLAALALTLAALRQPAAPAERELYRLEDRFAQAVVKRDAAALRRLVGPRWVYSDESGVMERDAGVKAFTSGTDTVTSAGNDRMRAMVYGNTAVVIGELWMRGRGPRGAFTHRYRYTDTWMKLDGRWQCVASQDYLLPERRP, encoded by the coding sequence ATGCCGCAGAGCCTCGCCGCCCTGGCACTCACGCTCGCCGCACTCCGTCAGCCGGCCGCGCCCGCGGAGCGCGAGCTGTACCGGCTCGAGGACCGGTTCGCGCAGGCCGTGGTGAAGCGCGACGCGGCGGCGCTCAGGCGGCTGGTGGGGCCGCGATGGGTGTACTCCGACGAGAGCGGCGTGATGGAGCGCGACGCCGGCGTGAAGGCGTTCACGAGCGGCACCGACACGGTCACCTCGGCCGGCAACGACCGCATGCGGGCGATGGTCTACGGCAACACCGCCGTCGTCATCGGCGAGCTGTGGATGCGCGGGCGCGGGCCGCGGGGCGCCTTCACGCACCGCTACCGCTACACCGACACGTGGATGAAGCTCGACGGCCGCTGGCAGTGCGTCGCGTCGCAAGACTACCTCCTGCCGGAGCGTCGCCCGTGA
- a CDS encoding PQQ-dependent dehydrogenase, methanol/ethanol family, with the protein MIRATRRLTVLVTLAACSRGGGDAGTSAAARATTTGRATTVPGTRIASERPGPAGEWSLPAGDYASSRYSALDQITAANVKGLHAAWAFSTGVLRGHEGNPLVVGNTMYVITPYPNVAYALDLAQPGQPLKWKVRPDNAQAAVGVACCDVVNRGASYADGKIFYNLLDGHTVAVDVATGKLLWSTRMADVGRGETMTMAPLAVKGKVLVGSSGGEMGVRGWIAAIDAASGKEVWRAYNVGPDADMKVGARFKPFYARDRGPNQGVSSWPGESWKQGGAAVWGWLSYDPELNLVYHGTSNPGPWNGPQRPGDNKWATSIIARDADTGEMVWAFQPTPHDLWDYDAVNENILVDLPVGGRTRKALVHFDRNGYAYTIDRTTGEVLLAKAYVEMNWSTGVDLASGRPVLNPDKVTGAGKKVTNICPSLEGGKNQQPAAFSPRTGLFYVPTNNLCMDFEAREVSYIAGTPYIGASAPEYAGPGGHRGEFMAWDATTGTKKWGIKEPYPVWGGALVTQGDVVFYGTLDGWLKAADARDGRVLWQFKVGSGVVGNPMTYLGPDGKQYIAVYAGIGGDMGLLIAGDVAANLPYDVRERGTTLPDLSRWTSWGGMLFVFSL; encoded by the coding sequence GTGATCCGGGCCACTCGGCGCCTAACGGTGTTGGTCACGCTCGCGGCGTGCTCGCGCGGCGGCGGAGACGCCGGCACGAGCGCGGCGGCGCGCGCGACGACGACGGGCCGCGCCACGACCGTCCCAGGGACACGCATCGCGAGCGAGCGGCCGGGGCCCGCCGGCGAGTGGAGCCTGCCGGCCGGGGACTACGCGAGCTCGCGCTACAGCGCGCTCGATCAGATCACCGCGGCGAACGTGAAGGGGCTGCACGCGGCGTGGGCGTTCTCCACCGGCGTGCTGCGCGGGCACGAGGGGAACCCGCTCGTCGTCGGCAACACGATGTACGTCATCACCCCGTACCCGAACGTCGCGTACGCGCTCGACCTGGCGCAGCCCGGCCAGCCGCTGAAGTGGAAGGTGCGCCCCGACAACGCGCAGGCGGCGGTCGGCGTGGCGTGCTGCGACGTCGTGAACCGCGGCGCGTCGTACGCCGACGGCAAGATCTTCTACAACCTGCTCGACGGCCACACCGTCGCGGTCGACGTCGCGACGGGCAAGCTGCTGTGGTCCACGCGCATGGCCGACGTCGGACGCGGCGAGACGATGACCATGGCGCCGCTCGCGGTGAAGGGCAAAGTCCTCGTCGGCTCGAGCGGCGGCGAGATGGGCGTGCGCGGCTGGATCGCGGCGATCGACGCGGCGAGCGGCAAGGAGGTCTGGCGCGCGTACAACGTCGGCCCCGACGCCGACATGAAGGTCGGCGCGCGCTTCAAGCCGTTCTACGCGCGGGACCGCGGCCCGAACCAGGGGGTGTCGAGCTGGCCCGGCGAGTCGTGGAAGCAGGGCGGCGCCGCGGTCTGGGGCTGGCTGTCGTACGACCCGGAGCTCAACCTCGTCTACCACGGCACGTCGAACCCCGGACCGTGGAACGGACCGCAGCGCCCGGGCGACAACAAGTGGGCGACGTCGATCATCGCGCGCGACGCGGACACCGGCGAGATGGTGTGGGCGTTCCAGCCCACGCCGCACGACCTGTGGGACTACGACGCGGTGAACGAGAACATCCTCGTCGACCTGCCGGTAGGCGGCCGCACGCGCAAGGCGCTCGTCCACTTCGACCGCAACGGCTACGCGTACACGATCGACCGCACCACGGGCGAGGTGCTGCTCGCGAAGGCGTACGTGGAGATGAACTGGTCGACCGGCGTGGACCTCGCGAGCGGCCGCCCGGTGCTGAACCCCGACAAGGTCACGGGCGCCGGGAAGAAGGTGACCAACATCTGCCCGAGCCTCGAGGGCGGAAAGAACCAGCAGCCGGCGGCGTTCTCGCCGCGCACGGGGCTGTTCTACGTGCCGACGAACAACCTGTGCATGGACTTCGAGGCGCGCGAGGTGAGCTACATCGCGGGGACGCCGTACATCGGGGCGTCGGCGCCGGAGTACGCGGGGCCCGGCGGCCACCGCGGCGAGTTCATGGCGTGGGACGCGACGACGGGCACGAAGAAGTGGGGCATCAAGGAGCCGTATCCGGTGTGGGGCGGCGCGCTCGTCACACAGGGCGACGTCGTGTTCTACGGCACGCTCGACGGATGGCTCAAGGCCGCCGACGCGCGCGACGGCCGCGTGCTGTGGCAGTTCAAGGTCGGCTCGGGCGTCGTCGGCAACCCGATGACGTACCTCGGGCCCGACGGCAAGCAATACATCGCCGTCTACGCGGGCATCGGCGGCGACATGGGGCTGCTCATCGCGGGCGACGTCGCGGCCAACCTGCCCTACGACGTGCGCGAGCGCGGCACCACCCTGCCCGACCTGTCGCGGTGGACGTCGTGGGGCGGGATGCTGTTCGTGTTCTCGTTGTGA
- a CDS encoding amidohydrolase, which yields MSKHVKYAFVLSACLAAPARAQAPRADLVLVHGTVVTVDSQRPNAQAVAVRGDRILAVGSDAEIRKLAGPDTRTIDLKGRLLMPGFIEGHGHFTGLGNAKLVLDLTKARTWDDIVVQVGEAVRKARPGELIQGRGWHQDKWASPPVPNVEGVPLHASLDRVSPDNPVVLGHASGHASFVNGAMLRLAEIGRDTPNPDGGEIVRDATGEPTGLLKETAQRLTARGTAKLPQPTAEQEEARFRQVVALAGADALSKGVTTFHDAGSSFRTIDGFKRLADEGKLPLRLYVMVRFETDSAMDAKLDSYRMIGYGGGMLTVRSVKQQLDGALGSHGAWLLAPYTDLPTSSGLTLKPVPDFERTARVAIRHGFQVNTHAIGDRANREVLDAYERVFRDNPDKRDLRWRDEHAQHIDPSDVPRFKQLGVIASMQGVHTISDGPWVAKRLGEERARRTSYLWRSLIDAGAVVTNGTDTPVEDVDPIVSFYGSVSRKTKEGTVFLPEQRVTRAEALAAYTINNAYAAFEEREKGSITPGKLADLVVLSKNIMTVAEDEIPTARVDLTILGGKVKYERGVSKERVAMRP from the coding sequence ATGTCCAAGCATGTGAAGTATGCGTTCGTGCTGTCGGCGTGCCTCGCCGCTCCCGCCCGTGCCCAGGCTCCCCGCGCCGACCTCGTGCTGGTCCACGGCACCGTCGTCACCGTCGACTCCCAGCGGCCGAACGCGCAGGCGGTGGCGGTGCGCGGCGACCGGATCCTCGCGGTCGGCAGCGACGCGGAGATCCGGAAGCTCGCCGGGCCCGACACCCGCACGATCGACCTCAAGGGCCGGCTGCTCATGCCCGGCTTCATCGAGGGACACGGGCACTTCACGGGGCTCGGCAACGCGAAGCTGGTCCTCGACCTCACGAAGGCGCGCACGTGGGACGACATCGTCGTGCAGGTGGGCGAGGCGGTGAGGAAGGCGCGGCCGGGAGAGCTGATCCAGGGGCGCGGCTGGCACCAGGACAAGTGGGCGTCGCCGCCGGTGCCTAACGTGGAAGGCGTGCCGTTGCACGCGTCGCTCGACCGCGTGAGCCCCGACAATCCGGTCGTGCTCGGCCACGCCAGCGGGCACGCGTCGTTCGTGAACGGCGCCATGCTGCGCCTGGCCGAGATCGGACGCGACACACCGAACCCCGACGGCGGCGAGATCGTGCGCGATGCGACCGGCGAGCCCACCGGGCTGCTGAAGGAGACCGCGCAGCGCCTCACCGCGCGCGGCACGGCGAAGCTGCCGCAGCCGACGGCCGAGCAGGAGGAGGCACGATTCCGGCAGGTCGTCGCGCTGGCCGGCGCCGACGCGCTGTCGAAGGGCGTCACGACGTTCCACGACGCCGGCTCGAGCTTCCGCACGATCGACGGGTTCAAGCGCCTCGCCGACGAGGGAAAGCTTCCGCTGCGGCTCTACGTCATGGTGCGCTTCGAGACCGACTCGGCGATGGACGCGAAGCTGGATTCGTACCGCATGATCGGCTACGGCGGCGGCATGCTCACGGTGCGTTCCGTGAAGCAGCAGCTCGACGGCGCGCTCGGCTCGCACGGCGCATGGCTGCTCGCGCCGTACACCGACCTGCCGACGAGCAGCGGCCTCACGCTGAAGCCCGTGCCCGACTTCGAGCGCACGGCGCGGGTCGCGATCAGGCACGGCTTCCAGGTGAACACGCACGCCATCGGCGACCGCGCGAATCGCGAGGTGCTCGATGCCTACGAGCGCGTCTTCCGCGACAACCCCGACAAGCGCGACCTGCGCTGGCGCGACGAGCACGCGCAGCACATCGATCCGTCGGACGTGCCGCGGTTCAAGCAGCTCGGCGTCATCGCGAGCATGCAGGGCGTGCACACGATCTCCGACGGACCGTGGGTCGCCAAGCGGCTCGGCGAGGAGCGCGCGCGGCGCACGTCATATCTCTGGCGCTCGCTCATCGACGCCGGCGCGGTGGTGACGAACGGCACCGACACGCCGGTCGAGGACGTCGACCCGATCGTGAGCTTCTACGGCTCGGTGTCGCGGAAGACGAAGGAGGGCACCGTGTTCCTGCCGGAGCAGCGCGTCACGCGCGCGGAGGCGCTCGCCGCGTACACGATCAACAACGCGTACGCCGCGTTCGAGGAGAGGGAGAAGGGCTCCATCACGCCGGGGAAGCTGGCGGACCTCGTGGTGCTGTCGAAGAACATCATGACCGTCGCCGAGGACGAGATCCCGACGGCGCGCGTGGACCTCACGATCCTTGGCGGCAAGGTGAAGTACGAGCGCGGCGTCTCGAAGGAGCGCGTCGCGATGCGGCCGTGA
- a CDS encoding c-type cytochrome has product MRPHSLVVGSALAVGVAVVAQEPPARPPSPQPSAFVSHAEHIQPGAVKPFVGAALRNPYEGNAAAASDGAKLFVAYNCVDCHGADGSGAMGPSLADGRWHFGGSAAEVYESIYQGRPDGMPAWGSLIAPDQIWRLVTYVQSLSAGKDVTTENFTGRTVERTGH; this is encoded by the coding sequence ATGCGACCTCATTCCCTCGTCGTCGGCTCGGCGCTCGCGGTGGGCGTGGCGGTCGTGGCGCAGGAGCCGCCCGCACGGCCGCCATCGCCGCAACCAAGCGCGTTCGTCTCGCACGCGGAGCACATCCAGCCCGGCGCGGTGAAGCCGTTCGTCGGCGCCGCGCTGCGCAACCCGTACGAGGGGAACGCCGCCGCCGCCTCCGACGGCGCGAAGCTGTTCGTCGCGTACAACTGCGTCGACTGCCACGGTGCCGACGGCAGCGGCGCGATGGGGCCGAGCCTCGCCGACGGCCGCTGGCACTTCGGCGGCTCGGCGGCGGAGGTCTACGAGTCGATCTACCAGGGCCGGCCCGACGGGATGCCCGCGTGGGGAAGCCTCATCGCGCCCGACCAGATCTGGCGGCTCGTGACCTACGTGCAGTCGCTCTCCGCCGGCAAGGACGTGACGACGGAGAACTTCACCGGCCGCACCGTGGAGCGCACCGGTCACTGA
- a CDS encoding NAD(P)-dependent alcohol dehydrogenase, whose amino-acid sequence MRAIVAPRYGPPDVLRCEDVPTPVPADDEVLLAVRAASVNPADRMFEAPVPMLRLMTGLRRPKDPRVGHDVAGVVESVGRAVTRFAPGDAVFGVCRGALAEYACAKQSALADMPRGVSFEDAAAAPIAGLTALQGLRDHGRTRAGMDVLINGAAGGVGTFAVQIAKALGAQVTGVCSTRNVELVRSIGADRVIAYSRDDFTRDPQRYDVLLDCVGNRPLTAYRRVLKPGGRCVLVGAPPRIAVMLARIVGAAALSPLSNRKLGAFVARVRAADLEALRDLMASGAVRPVIGRRYAMTEASDAFRELDTRHARGKLVVTVAGTT is encoded by the coding sequence ATGAGAGCGATCGTCGCTCCACGCTATGGCCCGCCCGACGTCCTGCGCTGCGAGGACGTCCCCACGCCCGTCCCCGCCGACGACGAGGTGCTCCTCGCCGTCCGCGCCGCGTCCGTGAACCCGGCCGACCGCATGTTCGAGGCACCGGTCCCGATGCTCCGTCTCATGACGGGCCTCCGGCGACCGAAGGATCCGCGCGTCGGGCACGACGTCGCGGGCGTGGTGGAATCCGTCGGCCGCGCCGTCACCCGGTTCGCGCCGGGCGATGCCGTGTTCGGTGTGTGCCGCGGCGCGCTCGCCGAGTACGCGTGCGCGAAGCAGTCGGCGCTCGCGGACATGCCGCGCGGCGTGTCGTTCGAGGACGCGGCGGCGGCCCCGATCGCCGGCCTGACGGCGCTGCAGGGACTGCGCGATCACGGACGGACGCGGGCCGGCATGGACGTGCTGATCAACGGCGCCGCCGGCGGCGTGGGCACGTTCGCCGTGCAGATCGCGAAGGCGTTAGGCGCCCAGGTCACCGGCGTGTGCAGCACGCGCAACGTGGAGCTGGTGCGGTCGATCGGCGCGGACCGGGTGATCGCCTACTCGCGCGACGACTTCACGCGCGATCCGCAGCGCTACGACGTCCTGCTCGACTGCGTCGGCAACCGTCCGCTGACGGCGTATCGACGGGTGCTGAAGCCGGGCGGGCGGTGCGTGCTCGTCGGAGCGCCGCCGCGGATCGCCGTCATGCTGGCGCGCATCGTGGGCGCGGCTGCGCTCTCACCGCTCTCGAACCGCAAGCTCGGCGCGTTCGTGGCGCGCGTGCGCGCCGCGGATCTGGAAGCGCTGCGCGACCTCATGGCGTCGGGCGCGGTGCGGCCCGTCATCGGCCGGCGCTACGCGATGACCGAAGCGTCCGACGCGTTCCGCGAGCTCGACACGCGGCACGCGCGCGGAAAGCTGGTCGTCACGGTGGCCGGCACGACGTGA
- a CDS encoding pyrroloquinoline quinone-dependent dehydrogenase, whose translation MTTPRAIRLLLALHACVSVAQAQRVDWPTPSGDAGAMRYSPLADVNRDNVSRLRLAWTWKTGEHAIPAGPNQRPARPGLFQASPVAIGDTLYVSTPYAAVAALDAATGRELWRYDPEVWRAGQPSNGTGFVHRGVATWSDGRERRVYVNARWKLVALDARTGRPVPAFGDHGVVSLTARLRRAVDTLHYTNTSPPVVWRDLVIVGNGVGDRLRYRDDPPGDVQAFDARTGRRVWSFHTVPDSGEYGWTTWENGSWKYMGHTNVWAPMSVDVARGLVFLPVSTPSNDWYGGDRKGDDLFAESIVALDARTGRRVWHYQIVHHGLWDYDLPAPPVLATIRWNGRPRDVVAVPSKTGWVYVLDRVTGKPVWPIVERPVPPSDVPGERASPTQPMPTKPAPFAVQGIGEDDLIDFTPELKRRALELYHRYRGGPIFTPPSLEGTITMPGAIGGAGWGSAAYDPTTRTLYVKATNAPALYRIREGVPNDTIGYRWTADLQASGIGLTVDPDSARGDHLPPETLPIVKPPYGTLTAIDLDTGERRWQVPLGDTPAVREHPLLKGLALPPLGVAGAPGGTVTAGGLIFATGGGDVLYALGARDGRVLWQQRLRAGRGYANPVTYRTAAGIQYVVVATGGGGDAELVAFALR comes from the coding sequence ATGACGACACCGCGCGCGATCCGACTGCTCCTCGCCCTGCACGCGTGCGTATCGGTGGCCCAGGCCCAGCGTGTCGACTGGCCGACGCCGAGCGGTGACGCGGGCGCCATGCGCTACTCGCCGCTCGCCGACGTCAATCGCGACAACGTGAGCCGGCTGCGGCTCGCGTGGACGTGGAAGACGGGCGAGCACGCGATCCCCGCCGGCCCGAACCAGAGGCCGGCGCGCCCCGGACTCTTCCAGGCCTCGCCCGTGGCGATCGGCGACACGCTGTACGTGTCCACGCCGTACGCCGCCGTCGCTGCGCTCGACGCGGCTACGGGGCGGGAGCTCTGGCGCTACGATCCGGAGGTGTGGCGCGCCGGCCAGCCGTCGAACGGCACGGGATTCGTCCATCGCGGCGTCGCCACGTGGAGCGACGGGCGCGAGCGGCGCGTCTACGTCAACGCGCGGTGGAAGCTCGTCGCGCTCGACGCGCGTACCGGCAGGCCGGTGCCCGCGTTCGGCGACCACGGCGTCGTGAGTCTCACGGCGCGGCTGCGCCGTGCCGTCGACACGCTGCACTACACGAACACGTCGCCGCCCGTCGTCTGGCGCGACCTCGTCATCGTCGGCAACGGCGTGGGCGATCGGCTGCGCTACCGCGACGACCCGCCGGGGGACGTGCAGGCGTTCGACGCGCGCACCGGGCGCCGCGTGTGGAGCTTCCACACGGTTCCCGACTCCGGCGAGTACGGGTGGACGACGTGGGAGAACGGGTCCTGGAAGTACATGGGCCACACGAACGTGTGGGCGCCGATGAGCGTCGACGTCGCGCGCGGCCTCGTGTTCCTCCCCGTGAGCACGCCGTCGAACGACTGGTACGGCGGCGACCGCAAGGGCGACGACCTGTTCGCCGAATCGATCGTCGCGCTGGACGCGCGCACCGGGCGACGCGTGTGGCACTACCAGATCGTGCACCACGGCCTGTGGGACTACGACCTGCCCGCGCCGCCCGTGCTCGCGACGATCCGCTGGAACGGGCGCCCGCGCGACGTCGTCGCGGTGCCGTCGAAGACCGGCTGGGTCTACGTCCTCGATCGCGTCACGGGGAAGCCGGTGTGGCCGATCGTCGAGCGACCCGTGCCGCCGAGCGACGTGCCCGGCGAGCGCGCGTCGCCGACGCAGCCGATGCCGACCAAGCCGGCGCCGTTCGCCGTGCAGGGGATCGGCGAGGACGACCTGATCGACTTCACGCCGGAGCTGAAGCGGCGCGCGCTGGAGCTGTACCACCGCTATCGCGGGGGACCGATCTTCACGCCGCCGTCGCTCGAGGGCACCATCACCATGCCGGGCGCCATCGGCGGCGCGGGGTGGGGAAGCGCCGCGTATGACCCGACGACGCGCACGCTCTACGTGAAGGCGACGAACGCCCCGGCGCTCTACCGCATTCGCGAGGGCGTGCCGAACGACACGATCGGCTACCGCTGGACCGCCGACCTGCAGGCGAGCGGCATCGGCCTCACCGTGGATCCCGACTCGGCGCGCGGCGACCATCTGCCGCCGGAGACGCTGCCGATCGTGAAGCCGCCGTACGGCACGCTCACCGCGATCGATCTCGACACGGGCGAGCGGCGGTGGCAGGTGCCGCTTGGCGACACGCCGGCCGTGCGCGAGCACCCGCTGCTGAAGGGGCTCGCCCTCCCGCCGTTAGGCGTCGCCGGCGCGCCCGGCGGCACCGTGACGGCCGGTGGCCTGATCTTCGCCACCGGCGGCGGCGATGTGCTGTATGCGTTGGGCGCGCGCGATGGGCGCGTCCTCTGGCAGCAGAGGCTCCGCGCGGGGCGCGGCTACGCCAACCCCGTCACGTACCGCACCGCGGCCGGCATCCAGTACGTCGTCGTCGCCACGGGCGGCGGCGGCGACGCGGAGCTCGTCGCGTTCGCGCTGCGCTGA